A region from the Halomarina litorea genome encodes:
- a CDS encoding MBL fold metallo-hydrolase codes for MVSITLVRHATLLLDFDGTRLLVDPMLAERGAMPPIPNSPNDRRNPLVALPDVSLEADGMLVTHLHRDHLDDAAREQLPADIPVLCQPEDESELEETFEDVRPVTDSLAFEGIDVDRVPARHGHGELAEQMAPVSGFVLDDGSTTLYHAGDTVWYDAVGETLSAYDPDAVVVNAGAAQFTEGRPITMTAEDVISVCEHTDAPVLADHVDAINHCLQTRGDLAQALAEGSHAEQVVVPEDGETVDLGRP; via the coding sequence ATGGTCTCGATCACGCTCGTTCGCCACGCCACCCTGCTTCTCGACTTCGACGGCACGCGCCTCCTCGTGGACCCGATGCTCGCCGAACGGGGAGCCATGCCGCCCATCCCGAACTCGCCGAACGACCGCCGGAACCCGCTCGTGGCCCTGCCGGACGTCTCGCTTGAGGCGGACGGGATGCTGGTGACGCACCTCCACCGCGACCACCTTGACGACGCGGCCCGCGAGCAGTTGCCCGCCGATATTCCGGTGCTCTGCCAACCCGAAGACGAGTCCGAACTGGAGGAGACGTTCGAGGACGTGCGCCCCGTCACGGACTCGCTGGCGTTCGAGGGCATCGACGTCGACCGCGTCCCGGCGCGCCACGGGCACGGCGAACTCGCCGAGCAGATGGCCCCCGTCTCGGGGTTCGTGCTGGACGACGGGTCGACCACGCTCTACCACGCGGGGGACACCGTCTGGTACGACGCGGTGGGCGAGACGCTCTCGGCGTACGACCCCGACGCCGTCGTCGTCAACGCGGGCGCGGCGCAGTTCACCGAAGGGCGACCCATCACGATGACCGCCGAGGACGTGATTTCGGTCTGTGAACACACCGACGCGCCCGTCCTCGCGGACCACGTGGACGCCATCAACCACTGCCTGCAGACCCGCGGGGACCTCGCGCAGGCGCTAGCCGAGGGGAGTCACGCCGAACAGGTGGTGGTGCCCGAGGACGGGGAGACGGTCGACCTCGGCAGACCGTAA